The following coding sequences lie in one Saccharomyces mikatae IFO 1815 strain IFO1815 genome assembly, chromosome: 10 genomic window:
- the STE24 gene encoding zinc metalloprotease (similar to Saccharomyces cerevisiae STE24 (YJR117W); ancestral locus Anc_7.501) codes for MFDLKKILDRPTIPWKLIISAFSIAQFSFESYLTYRQYQKLSETKLPPVLEDEIDDETFHKSRNYSRAKAKFSIFSDIYNLAQKLVFIKYDFFPKIWHMAVTLSNAVLPVRFHMVSTVAQSLCFLGLLSSMSTLVDLPLSYYSHFVLEEKFGFNKLTVKLWITDMIKSLTLAYAIGGPILYLFLKIFDKFPTDFLWYIMVFLFVVQILAMTIIPVFIMPLFNKFTPLEDGELKKSIESLADRVGFPLDKIFVIDGSKRSSHSNAYFTGLPFTSKRIVLFDTLVNSNSTDEITAVLAHEIGHWQKNHIVNMVIFSQLHTFLIFSLFTSIYRNSSFYNTFGFFVEKSSSGFVDPVITKEFPIIIGFMLFNDLLTPLECAMQFIMSLISRTHEYQADAYAKKLGYKQNLCRALIDLQIKNLSTMNVDPLYSSYHYSHPTLAERLTALDYVSEKKKN; via the coding sequence ATGTTTGATCTCAAGAAGATTCTCGACCGTCCTACAATCCCGTGGAAATTAATCATTTCTGCGTTCTCGATTGCCCAATTCTCTTTCGAATCTTACTTGACCTACAGACAGTACCAAAAGCTTTCTGAAACAAAGCTACCACCTGTgctagaagatgaaattgatgaCGAAACATTTCATAAATCCAGAAACTACTCCCGGGCAAAAGCCAAGTTCTCTATTTTCAGCGACATTTACAACTTGGCCCAAAAACTAgtcttcatcaaatatgACTTCTTCCCTAAAATTTGGCACATGGCTGTTACCTTGTCAAATGCGGTCCTTCCAGTTAGATTCCATATGGTATCCACTGTGGCACAGAGTTTGTGTTTCTTGGGCCTTTTATCCAGTATGTCTACCTTGGTTGATTTGCCACTTTCTTACTATAGTCATTTTGTCCTCGAGGAAAAATTCGGTTTTAATAAATTGACCGTCAAATTATGGATCACTGATATGATTAAAAGCTTGACATTGGCCTATGCCATTGGCGGTCCCATTCTTTACCTGTTCCTCAAGatctttgataaatttcCTACCGATTTCCTTTGGTACATTATGGTCTTCTTGTTCGTTGTTCAAATTTTAGCCATGACAATTATCCCCGTCTTCATCATGCCtttattcaataaattcaCACCCTTGGAAGATGGCGAACTAAAAAAATCCATTGAAAGTCTGGCTGATAGAGTTGGCTTCCCTCTAGATAAGATTTTTGTCATCGATGGCTCAAAAAGATCATCTCATTCGAACGCATATTTCACAGGGTTACCATTTACCAGTAAGAGAattgttttatttgataCTTTAGTGAATAGTAATTCCACCGATGAAATTACAGCTGTTTTGGCTCATGAAATCGGTCACTGGCAGAAAAACCACATTGTTAATATGGTCATCTTTAGTCAATTGCACACTTTCCttattttctctcttttcaCCAGTATCTACAGGAACTCATCGTTCTACAACACGTTTGGCTTTTTTGTAGAGAAGTCTAGCAGTGGTTTCGTTGATCCGGTTATCACTAAAGAATTCCCAATTATCATTGGATTTATGCTATTTAACGACTTATTAACTCCTCTTGAATGTGCCATGCAATTCATAATGAGTTTGATCTCTAGAACTCATGAATATCAAGCCGATGCTTATGCTAAAAAATTGGGGTATAAGCAGAATTTATGTAGAGCTTTAATTGATCTACAAATCAAAAATCTCTCCACCATGAATGTAGATCCTCTATACTCCAGTTATCATTACTCCCATCCAACTTTAGCCGAAAGATTAACTGCTCTGGATTACGTtagtgaaaagaaaaaaaactaa
- the SMKI10G3060 gene encoding uncharacterized protein, with protein MSPYMTIPQQYLYISKIRSKLSQCALARHHHRELDLRKMVGHANLLDKILDEMDEIESELVLYEGAGSRSTTEVHPASSASKDASSLTNNIQPISIM; from the coding sequence ATGTCTCCGTACATGACTATTCCACAACAGTACTTATACATAAGCAAGATACGTTCCAAGTTGTCTCAGTGTGCTCTTGCTCGACACCACCACAGAGAACTTGATCTACGGAAAATGGTCGGCCACGCCAACCTGCTGGACAAGATCCTAGACGAAATGGACGAGATTGAAAGTGAGCTAGTACTCTATGAAGGTGCCGGTAGTCGCTCTACTACCGAAGTCCATCCCGCCTCTTCAGCGTCCAAAGACGCTTCTTCTCTCACCAACAATATCCAGCCCATTAGCATTATGTGA
- the RSM7 gene encoding mitochondrial 37S ribosomal protein uS7m (similar to Saccharomyces cerevisiae RSM7 (YJR113C); ancestral locus Anc_7.486), with protein MMHSARRYMLFRPRLLCQSRPWTARFQSSVRTPASEPLEDAQIDEWLQAIDELKTEFSAKDYLPETSLAPPGQSKVDLLRGSQADTKLIPTAEQLEQWEALKSVPIPPRKNATLDHVTNMIMRHGKKEKAQSILSKALYLVYCQTRQDPIQALEKSLDELAPLMLTKTFNTGVAKASVIPVPLNKRQRNRIAWNWIVQSANQRVSSDFAVRLGEELTAITKGTSSAFEKRDQIHKTAIAHRAYIQLK; from the coding sequence atgatgCATTCTGCAAGAAGGTATATGCTGTTTAGGCCACGTCTCCTGTGTCAAAGCAGGCCGTGGACTGCTCGTTTTCAATCTTCTGTGCGAACACCAGCTAGCGAACCCTTGGAGGACGCCCAGATCGACGAGTGGCTCCAAGCCATCGACGAGTTGAAAACAGAGTTCTCTGCAAAGGATTACCTACCAGAAACCTCACTGGCACCCCCGGGTCAGTCTAAAGTAGACCTCTTACGGGGTTCGCAGGCGGACACCAAGTTAATTCCAACTGCAGAGCAGTTGGAGCAATGGGAGGCACTGAAGTCGGTGCCAATCCCTCCACGGAAGAACGCAACGCTGGATCACGTCACAAACATGATCATGCGCCACGGCAAGAAGGAGAAGGCTCAATCAATCTTGTCCAAAGCTCTGTACTTGGTGTACTGCCAGACTCGGCAGGACCCTATACAGGCTTTGGAAAAGTCACTGGACGAATTAGCACCTTTGATGTTGACCAAGACATTTAACACGGGTGTGGCCAAGGCATCCGTCATCCCCGTGCCTCTGAACAAGagacaaagaaatagaatTGCATGGAACTGGATCGTACAGAGCGCAAACCAAAGAGTTTCTAGCGACTTTGCCGTGCGTTTGGGAGAAGAACTCACGGCCATCACCAAGGGTACCTCGTCGGCCTTTGAAAAGAGGGACCAGATCCACAAGACAGCGATTGCCCACAGAGCATACATCCAATTAAAGTAG
- the JHD2 gene encoding histone demethylase (similar to Saccharomyces cerevisiae JHD2 (YJR119C); ancestral locus Anc_7.505): protein MEEIPTLYPTEQEFRNPIDYFSNPHIKRLGVRYGMIKVIPPEGFRPPLSIDMENFTFQPRIQNLENLDLINRCRLFFMKQLNNFNRSNKDSSKPMLDKPYTIVDNLDSAHPSERLLKKVYFYDVFSELIKDNEVSTDTLPFCRRKLKFRDISQLRCDSSLWKTLSKKLNIPACSLKRIFEEYIASYYIFLHSLNKNVHTALHNDQYPKSLLSDDEDDFDLGPDSDFGSGSEEEYDDDACLVCHKTNDAKKTILCDSCDKPFHIYCLTPPLECVPAGDWICNTCIVGNGYYGFTQDTHDYTLPEFQKYCTQQNLRLLSARKPSINELEELFWSIVTKNHYNEITIVKYGADIHNELPGQITGFPTREFIPNNINGDELKDYFEYCDHPMNLTNLPLAHNSLLPLFERNISGMTTPWIYIGSLFSTFCWHMEDQYTLSANYQHQGEPKVWYSIPESGCAKFNELLNDLSPDLFIKQPDLLHQLVTLISPYDSNFKKSGIPVYKAIQKPNEYIITFPKCYHAGFNTGYNFNEAVNFTIDFWLPYGFGAITDYKSTQKACVFDMFDLMINVLNKYNEDTLFFNDAFARQCYSSLIVFYNTELKRIRKIQAIVPRTTLLTVDGGLNDEDEEYDIFCSRCKTICSVAFVLHHSSDSKSIRTYKRHKKSHLSVKQWNEISTMNSKLSVLCTQDYLNAIQNLNNVHGEEPFINDELYLTKSLKDIDLLIKQVGVKLDR, encoded by the coding sequence ATGGAGGAAATTCCTACTCTGTATCCTACCGAACAAGAATTCAGAAATCCCATCGACTATTTCTCTAACCCTCACATCAAGAGGCTTGGTGTACGATATGGTATGATCAAGGTTATACCACCAGAAGGTTTTCGTCCCCCACTATCTATTGACATGGaaaattttacttttcaaccaagaattcaaaatctGGAGAACTTAGACCTGATAAATAGGTGTAggttatttttcatgaaaCAGTTAAATAATTTCAATAGATCTAATAAGGATTCATCGAAACCTATGCTTGATAAGCCTTATACGATAGTGGATAATTTGGATTCCGCACATCCATCGGAGAGGCTGCTAAAGAAAGTGTACTTTTATGACGTTTTTTCTGAATTGATAAAGGACAATGAAGTGTCAACTGACACTTTGCCATTTTGCAGGcgaaaattgaaatttagAGACATTTCCCAATTAAGATGTGACAGCAGTCTTTGGAAGACTCTTTCTAAGAAATTGAACATCCCAGCCTGTTCACTGAAACGAATTTTCGAAGAGTATATTGCCTCATACTATATATTTCTTCACTCCTTAAACAAGAACGTGCATACAGCACTGCATAATGACCAGTATCCGAAATCCTTATTGAGTGACGATGAGGATGATTTTGATCTTGGACCCGATTCTGATTTTGGATCTGGTTCTGAGGAGGagtatgatgatgatgctTGTCTCGTTTGTCACAAGACAAACGATGctaaaaaaacaatactGTGTGATTCATGTGACAAACCATTTCATATATATTGCTTGACACCGCCTCTGGAATGCGTCCCCGCCGGCGATTGGATTTGCAATACTTGTATTGTCGGGAACGGATATTACGGATTCACTCAGGATACACATGACTATACACTACCCGAGTTCCAAAAATACTGTACGCAACAAAATTTGAGACTTTTATCCGCAAGAAAACCGTCTATAAATGAACTAGAAGAGCTATTTTGGAGCATAGTGACTAAAAACCATTATAATGAAATAACGATAGTCAAATACGGTGCCGACATACATAATGAATTGCCAGGTCAAATTACTGGATTTCCTACGAGAGAATTTATACCCAATAATATAAATGGTGATGAACTAAAGGATTATTTCGAATATTGTGACCATCCCATGAATTTAACAAACTTGCCTTTGGCACACAACTCACTGTTACCgttatttgaaagaaatatttcGGGTATGACTACTCCTTGGATTTACATTGGTTCATTGTTTTCCACTTTTTGTTGGCACATGGAAGACCAGTATACTCTAAGTgctaattatcaacatcaAGGTGAGCCTAAGGTTTGGTACAGTATTCCTGAATCAGGTTGTGCCAAATTCAATGAGCTGCTAAATGATCTGTCGCCGGACTTGTTTATCAAACAGCCCGATTTGTTGCACCAGCTAGTGACTTTGATATCGCCCTATGATTCTAACTTTAAAAAATCGGGTATTCCTGTGTACAAAGCCATACAGAAACCAAACGAGTATATTATTACGTTTCCAAAATGTTACCACGCTGGTTTCAATACAGGTTACAATTTCAACGAAGCTGTAAATTTTACTATAGATTTCTGGCTACCCTATGGATTTGGTGCAATTACAGATTATAAATCAACCCAAAAAGCATGCGTTTTTGATATGTTTGATTTGATGATCAATGTTCTGAATAAGTATAACGAGGacactttatttttcaatgatgcCTTTGCTAGACAATGTTATTCTTCATTGATCGTTTTTTATAATACAGAATTGAAACGCATACGAAAAATTCAAGCCATTGTACCACGGACAACTCTTCTGACCGTAGATGGCGGTCTCaacgatgaagatgaggagTATGATATATTCTGTTCTCGATGCAAGACCATATGTTCAGTGGCGTTTGTATTGCACCATTCTAGTGACTCTAAATCAATTAGAACGTACAAAAGGCATAAGAAAAGCCACTTAAGTGTGAAGCAGTGGAATGAAATATCCACAATGAATAGTAAATTAAGTGTCCTGTGTACCCAGGATTACTTAAATGCGATacaaaatttgaataatgTTCATGGTGAAGAACCATTTATCAACGACGAGTTGTATTTGACTAAGTCATTGAAGGACATTGATCTCCTAATAAAACAGGTTGGTGTCAAGTTAGATAGATAA
- the ILM1 gene encoding Ilm1p (similar to Saccharomyces cerevisiae ILM1 (YJR118C); ancestral locus Anc_7.504) — MAQALNSTNVAFFRVAFLFTISFFCLKNVNSILENTYFLVLTQAMNLPQLTLSRYNGQLGLFALLFALNGIHDLIPLLENNVGYFQSIVPARLLLFFILTAISYLWESNLYVHNNSVFIYCFAEVWINFLLYNAIREEKNESFKRLNQFMVSEEDIEEPQPFTVKTETTEIIEIINDEENGSDGNEENNNEDDKE; from the coding sequence atggcCCAAGCCTTAAATTCTACCAATGTTGCTTTTTTTAGAGTGGCGTTTTTATTCACgatttcattcttttgtttaaaaaATGTTAATTCTATTCTGGAAAATACATACTTCTTAGTATTAACGCAAGCAATGAATTTGCCGCAATTAACGTTATCACGTTATAATGGTCAATTAGGCCTTTTTGCCCTTCTGTTTGCCCTTAACGGTATCCATGATCTAATTCCGCTGCTAGAAAACAATGTTGGATATTTCCAATCTATTGTTCCAGCTCGGTTactgctttttttcattttgacGGCTATCTCATATCTATGGGAGTCAAATCTTTACGTTCACAATAACtctgtttttatttacTGTTTTGCAGAAGTTTGGAtaaatttccttttgtaCAATGCTATCCGGGAGGAGAAAAACGAATCATTCAAAAGATTGAACCAATTCATGGTTAGTGAAGAGGATATTGAAGAACCCCAACCATTTACTGTGAAGACTGAAACCACagaaatcattgaaataATCAATGACGAAGAAAACGGCAGCGATGGTAAcgaagaaaacaacaatgaagatgacaaaGAGTAA
- the TDA4 gene encoding Tda4p (similar to Saccharomyces cerevisiae TDA4 (YJR116W); ancestral locus Anc_7.500), with protein MNANSTATAIGLTSPFQKLSFFPQSSNLILVHLHEIIFSFIFYQLAFSILAPFLNKVIFRKHYTTIRDPLLKIDFDVHTVSMIQAIVSNTTLLPTLTTPMHYNVVTYTDSYSSMVSSLSAGYFIWDLTMCVRYFKLYGLQFTGHAIGSVYVMLLSLRPFCQPWIGRFLIYEASTPFVNINWFIMQCNAKSKNSIPLWFNVVNGLLLMTVFFLVRICWGSIASALLFKQMWNVRDELPKVAGFTMMSLNIFMNFLNVLWFKKMIKIAKKLAKPAPTSKLD; from the coding sequence ATGAATGCCAACTCTACCGCGACAGCAATCGGCCTCACTAGTCCCTTCCAGAAGCTGTCCTTCTTCCCTCAATCGTCTAACTTGATACTCGTCCATTTACATGAGATCATCTTCAGCTTCATCTTCTACCAGCTCGCCTTCTCCATCCTCGCACCGTTCTTGAATAAGGTGATCTTTCGCAAGCATTACACCACGATTCGTGATCCGCTGCTGAAGATCGATTTCGATGTCCACACCGTCTCGATGATCCAGGCTATCGTTTCAAACACCACTTTATTGCCCACGCTCACTACGCCAATGCACTACAATGTCGTCACTTACACAGATTCATATAGTTCAATGGTATCTTCGCTCAGCGCAGGCTATTTCATATGGGACTTGACCATGTGTGTGCGTTACTTCAAGCTCTACGGTCTCCAATTCACTGGCCATGCCATCGGCTCTGTATACGTGATGCTGTTGTCCTTAAGGCCGTTCTGCCAGCCCTGGATAGGCAGATTTCTTATCTATGAGGCCTCCACCCCCTTTGTCAACATCAATTGGTTCATCATGCAATGCAACGCTAAGAGCAAGAACTCCATCCCTCTGTGGTTTAATGTTGTCAATGGGCTCTTGCTCATGACCGTGTTTTTTCTCGTCAGGATATGCTGGGGCTCCATTGCATCCGCTCTCTTGTTCAAGCAAATGTGGAATGTCAGAGATGAGTTGCCCAAGGTGGCTGGTTTCACAATGATGTCATTGAACATTTTCATGAACTTCTTGAACGTCCTTTGGTTCAAGAAGATGATTAAAATCGCCAAGAAACTCGCAAAACCAGCCCCAACATCAAAACTTGATTAA
- the NNF1 gene encoding MIND complex subunit NNF1 (similar to Saccharomyces cerevisiae NNF1 (YJR112W); ancestral locus Anc_7.489), whose amino-acid sequence MVNSHGIRYIRLKQVFNRALDQSISKLQSWDKVSSCFPQYVNSKQGAINVANCQRQLTEFWTELCQREFKEIMEERNVEEKLNELDELILEAKERYTNREQDETKKGPAIDELSSKELVECHIYSQRVHAMHEIDERLAKVNEMNDMLAQELKELETQVEAEKKEIDKMCDEYLGSHKDQPVNVLLVQSLNDMVLELKENY is encoded by the coding sequence ATGGTGAACTCACATGGAATACGGTACATTCGACTGAAGCAGGTCTTCAATCGTGCTTTAGACCAATCGATCTCGAAATTACAGAGTTGGGACAAAGTAAGTTCATGCTTCCCACAATACGTGAATAGCAAACAGGGCGCTATAAACGTAGCAAATTGCCAACGTCAATTGACGGAATTCTGGACTGAGCTATGCCAGCGAGAGTTCAAAGAGATCATGGAGGAACGAAATGTGGAAGAGAAACTAAATGAGTTAGATGAACTAATTCTGGAAGCCAAAGAGCGATACACGAATCGTGAGCAAgatgaaacaaaaaaaggacCTGCAATTGACGAACTCTCCAGCAAAGAGCTCGTAGAATGTCACATATATAGCCAGCGGGTTCATGCGATGCACGAGATAGACGAGCGGCTGGCGAAGGTGAATGAGATGAACGATATGTTAGCACAGGAGTTGAAAGAGCTCGAGACGCAAGTGGAAGcagagaaaaaggaaatagaCAAGATGTGCGACGAGTATCTCGGTTCACACAAGGACCAACCAGTCAATGTGCTGCTGGTACAGAGCCTAAACGACATGGTATTGGAactgaaagaaaactattGA
- the YMR1 gene encoding phosphatidylinositol-3-phosphatase YMR1 (similar to Saccharomyces cerevisiae YMR1 (YJR110W); ancestral locus Anc_7.491), producing the protein MEYIKIAKVSNVVLHRRGTATQGTLHLTTHHLIFESAQLSTEFWFPYPLIYGVHKNPGSTLLSKLTSTNQIQLEGTDSQNYKLYQGKDLWSFVNIKIIGKDYAVFSLDFGSELNLQARKVYESILNLTVVNNITQLYAFIYMSNNLERKLPSPDSWKIYDPINEFRRQGIDGKDEFCPWRLSTINEHYEFCPTYPSKLFVPRSTSDVLLKHASKFRSQKRIPVLTYHHKATDCNILRSSQPLPGLINQRSIQDEKLVWESFSSFCDKDTKRTKHIIVDARPRTNALAQMALGGGTENMDNYNFFLANSNLGVDKNTKLPTVTRLFLGIDNIHIVSNTAAYMTEVICQAGDLNLPLEQNLIKSQKFSNWLKLNTLILKSVDMLLKSIIFNHSNVLVHCSDGWDRTSQIVSLLEICLDPFYRTFEGFMILVEKDWCSFGHRFLERSGHLSSDVRFHDNTMHSLFNDIDTNGDGLDIDANTQDDYDEDDDRDEDDTNLINLSKISKKFNENFKLNKKSLKFVSPVFQQFLDCVYQLLMQNPDLFEFNERFLRRLVYHLYSCQYGTFLSNNEKEKFKHNLPGKTKSVWNYFRSRRKQFINPNFMQREESGPESGHEAEEEEKVEWISPDLKKVQWWWQLYGRKDSEMNDELRHKHEPAVLPGDNKDKEHDKSDGGKGLNLSIFGFDMFNRK; encoded by the coding sequence ATGGAATACATCAAGATTGCTAAAGTATCAAACGTAGTGCTACATAGAAGAGGCACGGCTACGCAAGGAACTTTGCATCTGACTACGCACCATTTGATCTTTGAATCAGCGCAATTGTCGACGGAATTTTGGTTCCCGTATCCTTTGATCTATGGAGTGCATAAAAACCCGGGCAGCACGTTGCTTTCTAAGTTGACGTCCACTAATCAGATTCAGCTGGAAGGCACAGATTCACAGAACTATAAGCTCTACCAGGGCAAGGACCTATGGTCGTTTGTGAATATAAAGATCATCGGGAAAGATTATGCGGTGTTCTCGTTGGATTTCGGCAGCGAGTTGAACCTGCAAGCGAGAAAAGTGTATGAATCCATCTTGAATTTGACTGTCGTCAACAATATTACACAGCTGTATGCATTTATTTACATGTCCAACAATCTGGAAAGGAAATTGCCTTCGCCTGATAGTTGGAAAATATATGATCCAATTAACGAGTTTCGAAGGCAAGGCATCGATGGTAAAGATGAATTTTGCCCCTGGAGGTTATCCACGATAAACGAGCATTACGAATTTTGTCCAACGTACCCTTCCAAACTCTTTGTGCCAAGGTCCACGTCTGATGTATTGTTAAAGCATGCTTCGAAGTTTAGATCGCAAAAAAGAATCCCTGTTTTAACTTATCATCACAAGGCCACAGATTGTAATATTCTTAGATCATCTCAACCATTACCAGGACTAATCAACCAGAGGTCCATTCAAGATGAAAAACTGGTGTGGGAAAGCTTTAGCTCATTCTGTGATAAAGATACCAAAAGAACCAAACACATAATAGTCGATGCCAGACCCAGGACAAATGCGCTGGCACAAATGGCCTTGGGTGGAGGGACTGAGAATATGGACAActacaatttctttttagcgAATAGTAATCTAGGCgttgataaaaatacaaaactGCCCACAGTTACACGGTTATTTCTTGGTATAGATAACATTCATATTGTTTCCAATACAGCTGCATACATGACAGAAGTTATATGTCAAGCTGGCGATTTGAACTTACCATTGGAGCAGAATTTAATCAAGTCTCagaaattttccaattgGTTAAAATTGAACACTCttattttgaaatctgTGGACATGCTTCTGAAGTCTATAATTTTCAACCATTCTAACGTGCTGGTTCATTGTTCTGACGGTTGGGATAGAACTAGTCAAATTGTTTCGTTATTAGAAATTTGTTTGGATCCCTTTTATAGGACTTTTGAAGGGTTTATGATTCTCGTGGAAAAAGATTGGTGTTCCTTTGGCCACAgatttttggaaagaagTGGTCACTTGAGCTCTGATGTTAGATTCCATGATAATACAATGCATTCTCTTTTCAACGATATTGATACCAATGGCGATGGCCTTGATATAGATGCTAATACTCAAGATGATTATGATGAGGATGACGACagagatgaagatgacacTAATTTAATCAACTTGAGTAAGATTTCGAAAAAATTCAACGAGAACTTCAAactgaacaagaaaagccTGAAGTTTGTTTCCCCAGTTTTCCAGCAATTTCTAGATTGCGTATACCAATTATTGATGCAGAATCCTGACTTATTTGAATTTAATGAAAGGTTCTTAAGAAGGCTGGTTTATCATTTGTATTCATGCCAATATGGTACATTTCTTTCCAAcaacgaaaaagaaaaattcaaacatAATTTGCCTGGCAAGACTAAAAGCGTTTGGAACTACTTTAGGTcgagaagaaaacaattcaTAAATCCGAATTTCATGCAAAGGGAAGAAAGTGGTCCCGAAAGTGGTCACGaagctgaagaagaagaaaaagtggAGTGGATTTCACCGGACCTAAAGAAAGTCCAATGGTGGTGGCAATTATATGGGAGAAAGGATTCTGAAATGAATGATGAATTACGTCACAAGCACGAGCCAGCAGTCCTACCAGGTGACAACAAAGACAAAGAGCATGATAAATCCGATGGTGGTAAGGGTTTAAACTTGTCAATTTTTGGGTTTGATATGTTTAATAGAAAGTGA
- the PXP2 gene encoding Pxp2p (similar to Saccharomyces cerevisiae YJR111C; ancestral locus Anc_7.490): MNQILNAQRLIQLSQFHPKLKNIWYLVAAATFSVCNEPQEVPKLYHYAMLLSNDNAHMYRFTLASQTIDLLRSDLPTRRNLINENYRQPTFFQKQLTAKFREVILKTGPLGGLPRAINGLTVLKETTPDNLLPHLDPIDPWEAAMGNGSPLSESSMRRKHDKTIQERDHTIQDGLRHWNSIYNKVSTRVVNNLNSSYPDLWYYTLVHVYGPLFAFDEILSAQETSLVIIASLVPQDVNPQLRGHLKGALNIGCDKETVEAVRGLAMLISQWCGVSWKSGVVKL; encoded by the coding sequence atgaaCCAGATACTTAACGCCCAAAGACTGATACAATTGTCACAGTTCCACCCTAAgctgaaaaatatatggTATCTTGTTGCCGCTGCCACGTTTAGTGTTTGTAATGAGCCACAGGAAGTACCCAAATTATACCACTATGCCATGCTGCTTAGTAATGATAATGCGCACATGTACAGATTCACATTAGCTTCCCAAACCATTGATTTACTGCGTTCAGATTTACCAACAAGGAGAAACTTGATCAATGAAAATTACCGACAGCCTAcgttttttcaaaagcaatTGACAGCAAAATTTAGAGAGGTCATTCTTAAAACAGGGCCCCTAGGCGGCCTTCCAAGAGCGATCAATGGTCTTACTGTACTAAAGGAAACTACACCGGATAATTTACTACCACATTTAGATCCAATAGACCCATGGGAGGCTGCCATGGGAAATGGCTCTCCGCTTTCTGAGTCTTCTATGAGAAGAAAACATGATAAGACAATTCAGGAAAGAGATCACACTATACAGGATGGGTTACGGCATTGGAATTCAATATACAACAAAGTTTCGACTCGCGTGGTTAATAATCTAAACTCTTCATATCCAGATCTATGGTATTACACACTAGTCCATGTGTATGGTCCCTTATTCGCTTTTGATGAGATATTATCCGCGCAAGAGACAAGTTTAGTAATAATTGCATCCCTGGTTCCTCAAGATGTTAACCCTCAATTGCGTGGACATTTGAAAGGGGCATTGAATATAGGTTGTGATAAGGAAACTGTGGAAGCAGTAAGAGGATTGGCTATGTTAATATCTCAGTGGTGTGGTGTCAGTTGGAAATCTGGTGTGGTAAAATTATGA